ccctctgcttggtctaaaaaaagtaaccgttactgactgccacaattatttttcctgatttcttatagtgtttcttaaaggcaggaagttgccatttgaaatgactttagttttgtgttgtgtctgtgatctgctttttttttttctacaaaattaaacaactgaatgaacatcctccaaggccggtgattccataatttttgccaggggttgtgtgtatatatatatatatatatatatatatatatatatatattactgtgtTCACAAAAATGTGCCcacattcacacacaaacacGATGTCCGTCGTGCTGCGTGCACAGTGATGACTGGGACATTAAagacaaataaaaacattttcagcCATGTGACTGTGTTTAAAGATGTTCAGCAGGCGTTTTGTGTGTTCCTTAATGCAGTCGTAGTTTTCAGAGTGCGTCCTTAGCCCACCACCTGGCTGTCATGGACGAGCTCGTACGTCGGGACAAGAACCACCCCTCTGTGGTCATGTGGTCAGTAGCCAATGAGCCGTCATCAGAGATTCCCTCGGCTGACTTTTATTTCAGGTAAGTCCGACCCTGTGACTGATTGGTCCCTTCACAGAGTGACCCATTGTGTTGctgtttgtggttttgttttaGCAGTGTGTGTTGGTTCTCAGCCACAGGTCATAGACAGATCCAACCAAACTGCTTCACAAAAGGGAgcgtggaaaacaaaaaacagctgatTCAGACAACAGACACATTCTGAAAAGTCGTGTTTGCTTTGACATTcggttttgtgtttttgtagatTTGTGTCAGAAGTGTGACCATGAGCATGTTGCAGCTCAGCTGGACTTTATTGCGCTGAGGCTCCTTTTGGTTTTCTTGTAGGACGGTGATAATGCACACAAAAGCTCTGGACCCAACTCGGCCCGTCACCTTTGTAACAAACAGCCGATATTCCAAAGACAGAGGGGTGAGCTTTTACGCCGCCGACTTCACAATCAACACATTTTACGTATTGGCCCTAATATAAGACGCCACATTTTCCACATGTGCTTTCAAAAAATACTGTCATATCAGTGGTGGGTGGCAGAGTTTTCTGTCTCCTGATGGAGATAAAGCAGCTAAGTTCAGTTCTTTAGGTCTCAGTTGTAGACTCACGTTCTTGACCGTCTCTGCTCATTGAGGgtctgtgatattttttttttttttttgtcttaactTTGTATATATGcagtttttaatttattcattgtgAAGTCTTGTGCATGTACATTTATTATTATAGTCGTATAATAACCACACATATGATCGTGCACATCCCGGAGGGAGGAACATGGATATTGGATCTCAAAAATGGTCTTAATATCTTAATGTTGTATCCTGCAGGAGACACTAGGCGGCAGTCAATACATTTTGTCTTCTCTTTTTGTAGCTTCCATCCATATGTTCAGTCTGAACAGGAGATGAAAGTGTCCCAGGAACAGCCTGATTTGCATATTACATCATTTATACTTGATGTTACATTGACATGTTGAGTTTAGGTACTGACAGAATTTACACAGTTACATTATGTTAGGACAAGCATGCATGAAAATAAAGTCACGTGTTGTCGTCTGTCCATAGGCCCCGTATGTGGATGTAATCTGTGTGAACAGTTACTTCTCTTGGTACCACGATGCGGGTCACCTGGAGGTCATCCCCATCCAGCTCAGCACTCAGTTTGACAACTGGCACGGGAAGTACAAGAAACCCATCATCCAGAGTGAATATGGGGCCGATGTAATTCCAGGACTTCACAGTGTGAGGATCATTAGCGTGCACACAGTTTCTTTGCTGCAGCAGAAATAAATCAATATTTAATATGTTTATTAGGATTTTAGGCTGAAATTCAAATTTGGATTAAATTGGTCATAATATGCTCAGTTTAATTTGACCTTCCGTTTAAAGCTGCATAGAGATGATGATTCCTGTCCAACAGTCCCAGAAATTTACTGGAAGCAAAAtttggcttttaaactttgtttttaacttgtgtgacatatgtcacagaagcccATATTGGGGATTCTGGTGTCTTAGACACACCCACAGAGCTCAGTGTGACATGCCCTCTTACCTCTGCAGGATCCACCCGTGATGTTTACTGAGGAGTACCAGAAGGTAGTGCTGCAGAGTTACCACAGAGTCTTTGACCAGAAGAGGAAGGAGTACGTTGTCGGGGAACTCATCTGGAATTTTGCAGACTTCATGACGGTGCAAGGTAGTTGGGAATCCCGTCAAACTCTACACCAAGAACTGTGCCAGTTAATGATCGTAATTTTATCTGAACAGAATCTTTGCTACATCACGGCCCATTTCTGCTGTTTAACAGGTTCAAGTGCAAATTTCATATTGACAAAAGAATCATTTtgaagtttttgttgttttttttgcaccAGGTCTCCAGAACTCAGCTTTCTTGTCCTTTGAAATTTAGGAAGCACAATTCCCCCAAAGTGTGACTGTCACGATGCTCCTCAGTCATAGTTGTTGCTGATCTTTATTTTTTCTCTGCAGGCGTGACCCGTGTTGTGGGGAACAAGAAGGGTATTTTCACGAGGCAACGTCAGCCCAAAGCCGGAGCATTTATCCTGAGGGACAGATACTGGAGGCTGGCAAACGAAACAGGGACACTGCCTCCTTGGAACAACTAcccctgcccactgtgacgcccgCATGTGTGACGCATTCCACCAGAAACATACACTATGCCTATGGGGAAAATAGACTCCACCTCAACTGTGACTATAGTGCTGCTTCCGGTGAAGCAGGAACTACTTGAGTTTGTatcatttaaaacaacaaaataatgttaaaagaaaaagctggagcttctttaaaaaaaaaaaacaacaacaaatcaagcaaacaaaaaaaaaatctagtttcTGCACCCATGTCAGATCAGGTAAATTAGGTTGTTATTGATAAGAAAAAAATCATTCCACCAGACTCCATTTCCAGAGTAATAATGCTGTCAGAAGTTGCTCACATTACTGGTGGCGGTAGAAAAGTATTTTTGTCAGAAAATACGTATTTTCGGCAACTGATTTTTTTGGGTGGCGTAAcagcttgcacgttggactgggacgccagcaactcgggttcgcttcccgattgcagccacgctcccgactggcactcttaacatcggtgctggggaggagggagagacacgtgaccttctggaaacaagcttcgtgctttcgttggttacccacgttaaatatgatcctcttcttcttcttcttgtattCAAGTTTCAGTAACCATTTGATTTAAGAAACACACATAAGCCTGACTtacgagggaaaaaaaaaaaaaattcctaatAGAATGCCATGTTGGTGGCACATACAGACTGTACTGACTAGTCAGATAACAAAATTTGATATGGTAAAGTGGAGGTGCCAGTGTTCAGTATATTTTCCTTTTGATACAGGCTCCACAATGATATTTTGACACAAGTGTTGCAAAGGATTTGAAATGTTTTTGAGTTTGCTTTCAAAGCTTTGCACTATAGAAAAGTACTGATATCATCCCCAGCCGCACATTCTATCCATttgttaattcttttttttttacattccagTTCTGTTCTATATTTCATCCCATATTTGGCCTATGTTTCATGTTTCTCCTTTCAGTTGCTGCTTTGTTAGATGAACCTGAGGGCAGGTAGCAGACACCATATTTGTTTTTTTGGCTTTTCTGATCACATCTAGTGCAGGAGGCACCAAACCAGGAGTGAATCCACAGATTTTGGGGACCAGGGGTCTGATTCATCGCAATTGGGCAATCTGTTGAACACACTCCACCCATTCATGGCATGATTGCGTAATACAGTGGCTTCCAAAAGTATTCAGCACCTTATTTCACACAAttcaatttgtttatgacatttcaaatacaaaaggtaaagcaggcttctcaatataaaaatttctaaaatgatcttccttaaactgaaagtaaatcattacaacctgacataaatgaattaaaaatataaaagacaagatgatgggttgcctaAGTATAATCagaccctttggtataatacctgtaaataatttaattgccagttttcttcagacaagtcaggggatggatacatgaacatttccaagtcactgaatatgttttgaactttatttacatcagttataaagaaatacaaacagtatggcactaaaatacaaacaatatggcactatggtaaatctgtgtggagtagacagttctgaaatactaagtgactgtgcaagaagatgagtgaggaaagacacctagacaacccagaaggagttacaggcttctgtggctgggaTTGGAGAAATGTTTTGgaccatcaggaagctggatttcatatttttaatttatatcaagttgtagagatttgctttcagtttgagttaaggaagataattttaggaagAAAAAATTATTTgacatggaataaacaaattaaaatgtgtgaaataccaagtgttccaatactttcgagggcaactgagaaacactgaggagcagcatctttttATATATAgttcagcagataagagaatatttagagtggaatcctgtaaatggtgatacaagcatcaaatttagcacaaataatccatagacattaactctttttaaaaactgattgggcacttgaattttcaagaggcagccaggtaaatcaaatcaaatcaattttatttatatagcgccaaatcacaacaacagttgccccaaggcgctttatattgtaaggcaaaagccatacaataatcacagaaaaaccccaacggtcaaaacgaccccctgtgagcaagcacttggcgacagtgggaaggaaaaacccccttttaacaggaagaaacctccagtagaaccaggctcagggaggggcagtcttctgctgggactggttggggctgagggagagaaccaggaaaaagacatgctgtggaggggagcagagatcaatcactaatgattaaatgcagagtggtgcatacagagcaaaaagagaaagaaacatggtgcatcatgggaaggtaggggtcaattgaagaattacacaggggtcaaaattaaaagatgcttcaaTCACACAGAAAActacacattatttgcctgatcctaatgattccaaaaaggtatagttggactgtctgtgactgaatgttatggagttacaggataaaaacagcaagaatggtgacaaaggtcagtttcagtttgtacaggggtcaaaagttaaagttgctccaattttagtaaaaaaaaaaaaagatgcagattattggttgagttaatcaggttttaaaaagtaacagtttgcatcatgtcatgcttagttcatattacagggtaacatgtcacatgtcatagaatccaatgggcattgaccttgtttgacctttaccttggagaccaagcattcagcactgtcaaaactattccatttattaatcctattaaccaataatttgcatcacgttttaccaaaattagagcaactctttactttttgacccctgtacaaactgaaattgacctttgtcaccattcttgccatttttaccccaaaactccataacGTTCAGtcatatagtccaaactatgcctttttggaatctttataatcagaaagtcacgtgatgtagttttcaatttgattggagcatttttaaattttgacccgtgtgattcttcagttgacccccacctggccacctattagagtaaaatacagtcgtttactcaccaatataactttggtgtcattattagtccatagttcaaacgatgtgttcagttaaaatctgaggcaaacctttttcttcttctcctaaggtggattagaacgttttgtggtacacagcaccaactactggacaggaggaacctagcagtcaatgtgacactgatttcagaatgcaggtctttcaaccaaatgtgtggtgccgtgacaggtcaatcatctgtgtccagtcagatttcaggggagttcaGTGAAACCTTGGCCTCCGCTcttgctccacccatgccaggaaggaacatttgatattttctgtttcactgtgactgaaaatttggcacttcctgtttagtgtgagcttgccaatacattcccatgagattccatgggattttGTTTgtcatccaggaagtgtttgacatttgggccacaatgtaccatgagtgagcttcatgcTGCTGCACGTCACTTTGCTCGTAATATTTTTTTCTCCATGGTAATCGATTAATTCAACACACAGCTGCTCATCTCCTTCCTCAGGGGGTACTTGGGCTTGTTCAAGGGGGAACCGACAGACATGCTGCTGCTGTTTCTGATGTGTCTGTTCAGAACATGCTATTTTTTGAGCAGAGCAGCTTGCTAAACATTTGCCTGCATTGATTATTTAAAACAGTGAAATGTAtaaatccagatttttttttcagaaatatgAGCTAACATGGGGAGAAAAGTGAGCTAGCTTATAAATTATGGACAAAGTTCAGCATAGACAACAGGCTAATGTTCCAGAACGTCCGATCACATGAACCACTAACAGACCCACCTTGCCTAATGAAAGAACTGGGTGACATACTGTCAACTCTTCGCTTGTTTCTCCtgtttgagctttttttttttttcttttcttttttgatcTCTGACATGTGAGGCACCCTGCTGTCTCCTCCACTCCCTGTCTgaaacgtacagtagtgttcagaataatagtgctgctatgtgactaaaaagatgaatccaggttttgagtatatttcttattgttacatgggaaacaaggtaccagtagattcaatagattctcacaaatggaaaaactgtggttatacaactaaatactagtttagtgattcacaggattgctaaaaaagcagtttgaacataatagttttgagtttgtagcgtcaacagcagatgctactattattgtgaacacccacttttctactttttttttactaatagcccaatttcatagccttaagagtgtgcatatcatgaatgcttggtcttgttggatttgtgggaatctactggtaccttgtttcccatgtaacaataagaaatatactcaaaacctggattaatctttttagtcacatggcactactattattctgaacactactgtatgtctctgCAGCTGTCTGATGGAGCAGGTGGGCTGAGCCATTTTTACTTAACTTGGGGGTGTTGGGAAATTATTCCATAACAGATAAGTTTAGTGTTaccaataaattgtaaataaaatatgtCTGATTGTAAGTTTCTTActgtcatattattttgtcagtattataactaTCACcggcaggggtggtagccaagtggttaatgcgcttggtttcagttcagaaggttccaggttcaaatcccacccctgccacatttctccatgtaatgtgttgtgtcaggaagggcatccggcgtaaaacttgtgccaaatcaacatgcagatccaccttggatttgctgtggcgaccccaagtacaaacaagggagcagccgaaggcactttttattataattgtattaccaTGTTGCCCTTGTGGATCCACGGGCTCTCGATTCAGTAGTTTATAAAATCACTCAGGCTTTTGATAGAAAGATGATTTGCTGCCACCTGCTAGAATGGCTtgagagtccagaaagtagttagcaatacacgtacagctgctgtaagcaggtgcttttaaattGACAAAAAGTGACTGAAGACATTTAAAACTACGACacgtcactcatggtaccaacatgaaacttaagtcactcatggtaataacAACATGAGACTACACTAcctacactgttaaactaacataaaccacaataacatttaaaacctcacaaccctgaactctcatggtgcattgcagcacagcatccatttttTAAATTGGTTAAAAATAAACATGGTGAAATCAAGCTGATTTCACCATGTTTATGATTTAATTTCTCAGAGCATATGACACCAAAATACATCAAGATTTTCATAATTCTTCATTTAAAAGTCAGTGCATTTGACATTGAATTTACCTGAGATATGCACtttagttgcttttttttttttattgagctgGTGCCGTCAGTTCACCAGCACCTTAATGCTATAATTCTCATTATGTGCTCTTAACCCTATAACGTCTGAGCCACGAAATGTATGTATCCAATATCATACATACGGCATTATAGGGTTCATTTAGTAAATTACTGGCTTAGATCATTTGTTTTGGAGTTACTGCCTGCACAAGGTGATTGGGAAGAATGATTAActaactcatttacatttttgttgtacaAGTCCTGCACCACTACCAGCTCAGGGAACAATGAGAAAGACAGAAATTAAATGACTGCTGATGTGTTTATGTAATTGCATCAGAACTTTAGGTCAGACATTTTTGCATCCATAATTCATGGTTTTGTTCTGTAGAATAGATACAGCTATAATTATAGACATTCAATTTTGGGCCACCTTGAGTCTTGGATGTTTTAAATCCAATTACTCTTCACAGCTAGTATTCAAAGACTGAATAATACTCAATATGAAATGTGCTGTACTGCAATGTTTGAACTACCCACACGTCTTACTAGCCACCAATGCAAAGTAGAATTTGGGCAATTCATGGGAGCCCTATTCTGCCCACTCTGGACCTATGTGCTGCTGGTTCCATTGCCTTTGTTGCTCTCTATCAGATATCCTTATGACCAATAATTTGCTGATTTATAGCCATGGTGTGGCGTCCATCATAGTAATCCGTGTCGTCCAGTTAATGAAGTATTATAATATGCTGTATTATGTTAATGCAGgttaatatctcaaaaactgtccaaattttttttttaatttggcaatggcgtaatatgggtcattgacattgttcccatctaaaaatcatatttgtagatttcgtttggaaatggcagttgttttttttttgtttttttgccaaaaAACAGacaatttgggtatttggacccaCTTTTCTTCTAATTTAACAAGGAAACAATATTGTCCATTGATACTGTTCCCATCCCAAAATTATTTACATATATTTGTTTGGAAACGGCAGCCATTTTTAATGctgaaaatggccattttgccttgggctttaaCTGAATCGGTAACCCGCACCCCTTGGCATTCTTGTTGAATATGCAATTTCAGCTTCTCATTAATAATGTTAACCAAATTACACTGGCACAAACATTTTGCATTTTAATCACACTACCAGTCTTGACGTATTTCAGGCTCATTCAAAATAACATTCAGAGGTCATTTCTGAGGGAATGTTTTAATGGTAGACCATTTCCACATGACAATTTAAAAATGCTTTCAGGTCAACCTTTTTCCATAGTTTCCTTATAAGGTGAACAGAATTAACAACGGATTAGTGTTTTTCCCCACCCTCCTGTCATTTATGTAACACTTTTCCACGTATGAAAATACAACCTTTTAAAACATATTTGGCAAATACAGAAGCACGCCCAACAGGTTTCCTCAAAGAAATTTAATCAACATTTTATGCCGACACATGGATTCTTATCCCTCCACCCACTccctttattttttgtcttttcttttttactaAAATAACCCAGAATGTTAACAGTCTACACAGTTAAAGGACACAATTACTgatggagaaaagaaaaaaaaaattacaatattaCCGTTTAAACTGTGTACTCCTAATGTTCTAGCTAGACAAGACAGACGAATACAGAAAGACCATCAATTTGACGGGTCGTTTGAACTGGATTTTTGTTCCAATACCTCCGGTGTGACCAATTTGTACAATTCCATTTTCAGGAAGGCAAACAGAAGTGCCTGTTTCCATTTCTTCATTTTATTCAAGGCTTATTACTGTTGCTCGTCTTTGGCTCAAGGCCTAGTGATCAAACAGAAGGCACTTTTGTTGGCATTGGTGATGCAACTAACATGGCAGTTACCTCAGGgcctaaataaatatttgtgaaaATGCAGTACTGATTTTAGTTAAGAATTTTGACTTTACAAACACCAAAGCAGAATGAAATTTTTATTCCAGCAAACGCAGTGGTCTTCAACATTTAACTTCTAGGCTACCTACACACCCGTTCTACGGTCCGAGAAAGACCTACACTTTACACAGGCACACAGCCTTTTCTGTAAAAGTACAAAAGTAGTGACCTCATTCTGGGTTCTGATGAAAATGGACCTGATGCACATCTGATGACACAAAACCTCAGGATGATCTTAATGAGAAGATGAAAAATTACAATTAACATAAATTTATGTTTAAGGAATGTACTGTTGCTTTTTGCAATTGTCAACTAAATGCAAATCAATCAATTACAATGCAAACTAAGTTTTTGAATATCATTTGTTAAATTGGGTAATCCATTGAAATAAAACATTTTCCCAGTCCTCGGGACCCAAAgttctgcacattttccatttgtgccTGAGCTACTCAGACCacatcaggtgtgttcagccaatcaacagctggctgaacaatggaacacacctgaCAGGCTCATTTAAATGAAATTAGAGCAGATAGAAATGGAAAATGAGCAGTACTTTGGGTCCCAAGGAGCTGGTTTGGGAAACACTGAAATATAAAGCACCACCTTTAAAAAGCTCGGAGTGATCTGCTGATCTGAATCTAAGTACAGGTTCAGCCTATTCAGCTACCAATCTACATCACATTCACAAAGACAAGTGGCATTTATGAGCTTCGGCAGCAGATCAAAACTAGTCTGACCCATCAGCTCTTCAGACTGGTGAAATGGAATACTGACTGCGTGTCAAGACACCCACAAGCATTTTTACAGTAAAGGTGAGACCAGAAATGCCGTTCTTCAAAATCTGACAGTCAGGCAGCTTCCCTTTAACAATGGCCTGTGGCTTCATAGAACAGGACTAAGTTGACCTTAATGACAGTCGCcatcattataaaaaaaaaagctactaAAACCAGTGGTCACCAAAGATGTAATCAATgtgaactgcaaaaacattcagaTGAATGACATTTCATCTGAATGTTTTTGCAGTCTTTTGCAGTCTTCATTGTCGTTATTGATCTTTGACAATATGCATGACATTATCCAAGAGCCAGCACACCTTATTACACTTTAAAAGAACGCGTGATAGCACATCAAATTCCTTAGCTTTCAAAGGCAATGTATTAGTTTTAGAGCTGTGTGAAGACATCTGGCAACTGGTGTCATGTGTAACAGcatccacactatggaaccatcaACTACCTAGGAAAAACAACCAACCCATTCGCACCTcgagaaagtaaccatctatctgctgcagtcatgTGAAATATGGGCATtctcttgaccttctccagctgctggggtcctcaacactgaggtagcAGTACCCaagctggtaccaaagacatccaggtgtCCTCTGAGGTTTCCAGTTAGTGTGTAAGTCTGTTTACATACAGTAAGACATGAGGCACCTAGACCTCAAAGACCTGAACCTTTGTTCTCCCGCAAAGCTACTGGCATCGCTGAAgacctctgtccagtgatctaATGATGCCATTAGCTCTTCACAGGCATCGCTCAATCTAAAATAGACATAAAGATCAGTGGTGCAGcatctacatgctggatcatggtgGAAATGTGCCACACAGCCAAAATGACATGACTCTCATTCCCTCACAATGTGATACTCTTCCAACATCTCTGAAAGTAACTTTGCATTTATAGCCCTTCCAGCTTTACCCAAGGAcagtctgaagagacctagtatcaCAGACATCTAATTGACACCTTGCATCACCGGttaatgtccaagtctcacaaccacacagtaagcctGGATGCACCAGCAACCTAAAGACAACAGCAGTGACTGAGTAAGCAGGTACAGTAAAACTTTGAGAACCAGAGAGCCTCTAGTTCACACCAAGAGACGACAAACTGTGCACGCGATTCCAGTAGAAACGTATAAACTCTGTTCTACCTGATCGGTTGTGAACTTTTACATGTTCTACGATAGTGTGGATTTGTGGCAAAGCACAACCTGCAGCCTTCTTACTGTTGCTGTCTGTATACGTCCCTGAAGTAGTGAATTAAACTGCTTAAAAAGGTCTGTgactcatcttaaaaaaaaaaaaacctactggaCCAAAAGACGTCACAAACCAAATATATGGCTTCTGATGATGACTTCGGAATCAAAGAATCTTCTGCTGTTCATGCCAACAAAGCATCTTCTGATTTCTGTTCACATGTTCTTAACATCAAAGTTACAATTCAACTAACATCAAACGCACACGCGcacagaacagtgaacaaaagttGGACAGGTTTCAACAACGATAGAAGATGCTAAGATGAGGCCTCACGCCCCGAGCAATCACAGTGTAGCACCCTCTGCTACCTTCTTAGACTTTGAGGAAAGGGAAAACACTTCAATGGTAGTCTATGAAAATGTGATCAGAAAAATAAAGCCTCAgacctgtggagaaaaaaaaaaacaacaaaacccctCACCTCATTAACACTCATTTAGCCACATAAGTCTTAGAAGATCCCACGTTATGTGGCAGGAATGCTTTTCCAAAgccaaaggagaaaaaaaaaaaaaaaaatctacaatgtGCATATTTATGCACACTTTGTGTAACAAacccagttttttgtttgtttgtttgtaggtGCATGTGGCTGCTGAGAGCAAATGAAGCAGAAACCAAAGAAATCCACACAACTGAACTGCATGCCCAACCAGAACTACAAAGTTACACCTTGCAAACACACATCTCTCATCCCATCGTGAAATTCACTTTTTGTTCAGGTTTTAGCATTGTTTCCTTCCTGATTATTAGACTCTTTATTTCCTTAAAGGTTTGCATCCACACTAAATAATCTAAACTGGAATATTGCTCAGCTATTTACATAATTGCAAAAGGAACAATTTGACTGctgtacacacaacacacaatctcCCAATGTGCCGTGCTGTGGTGGTCCTCcacaaacacagaaaacacagtCAGCATAGTCTGCCCTGGAACCTTCTCTGCACACTTAATCCAATGAGTGTTTttctaatttattattattttagtgcaGATCCATTACAAAgaaacaactttaaaaaaaaaaaacacttcacgtAAACATCTGTAATGTCCCCTTTTCCCACTTCCACTGTGATCCTATTTGTTCAAACACGTCCTTGTCCATCGCTCTGTTTTGTGGCTTTCTGCCTTCGCGTGCTTGAGTTGATGCTTTTCCCCCAAACACACAGACTTCCTTACGCGAGTACAAAGAcaataagaaaaacaaagaaaatccTTAAAAATCCTTCTGTGATCAACATGTCAGGCCCAACATCAAGattaatttcttctttttttttttttgaacacagCAGAATAAACGTCGTTTGGAAGCAAGGTCTCCTGGTGGCAAGTCAAATGTTCAGAGGtcatattcctttttttttttttctttctttctttctttcttttttttgtgttgcCGTCTCAACAGCTTAGTCCTGTTTGGTCTGGAGCTGCTGCTTCCAGGCCTCGTTCAAGTAAACCAGTCGCTTGTAGTTGAGAATAAAGAGAATGAAGTTCAGCGCGTATGTGGTGATGCAGATGATGCAGAAGTCCTTTAGGACAAAATAGAGGATGTAGCTCAGGTAGAGCGAGCCCACCACCGACAAGATGGACGTCATCATGAGAATAAGAGCAGCCATTGCACTGACGGTCATTCCTgcagcaaaaaca
This genomic window from Thalassophryne amazonica chromosome 9, fThaAma1.1, whole genome shotgun sequence contains:
- the vkorc1l1 gene encoding vitamin K epoxide reductase complex subunit 1-like protein 1; the encoded protein is MCDVSSSISCSKVFSSRWGRGFGLLGSIFGNDSALNQPNSVYGMVFYAFQLLLGMTVSAMAALILMMTSILSVVGSLYLSYILYFVLKDFCIICITTYALNFILFILNYKRLVYLNEAWKQQLQTKQD